A window from Streptomyces subrutilus encodes these proteins:
- a CDS encoding NADP-dependent oxidoreductase — translation MPTHTMRAVRLHEHGGPEVLRYDAEVPIPEPGPGEVLVRVHAVGVNPPDWYLRGGLTTMPGETEPTVSLPVVPGTDVSGVVASAAADVDGLAVGDEVFGLLRFPGFRGSAYAEYVAAPASDLARKPAGIDHVHAAGAPMAGLTAWQFLIEVGHDHPSPFQSTVHRPTVLDAGTTVLVNGAAGGVGHFAVQLAKWRGARVVAVASGAHEAFLTELGADRFIDYTKSRPEERVHDIDLVLDTVGGPGSRRFLRTLKRGGAQFPVFPGDFDAEELAKLEVTVSSTQVRSNGAQLAVLGRLLDAGTVRVAIDDAFPLADARAAHERAARGHLRGKIVLTVV, via the coding sequence ATGCCGACACACACGATGAGGGCGGTCCGGCTCCACGAGCACGGCGGCCCCGAAGTCCTGCGCTACGACGCCGAGGTGCCGATCCCCGAGCCGGGGCCGGGCGAGGTGCTCGTTCGCGTGCACGCGGTCGGGGTCAATCCGCCGGACTGGTACCTGCGCGGCGGACTGACCACGATGCCCGGTGAGACGGAACCGACGGTCAGCCTGCCGGTGGTCCCCGGGACGGACGTGTCGGGCGTCGTCGCGTCCGCGGCCGCGGACGTGGACGGCCTCGCCGTGGGGGACGAGGTCTTCGGCCTCCTGCGCTTTCCCGGCTTCCGCGGCAGCGCGTACGCCGAGTACGTGGCCGCGCCCGCGTCGGACCTCGCCCGCAAGCCGGCCGGCATCGACCACGTGCACGCCGCCGGGGCGCCCATGGCCGGGCTCACCGCGTGGCAGTTCCTGATCGAGGTGGGACACGACCACCCGTCCCCCTTCCAGAGCACGGTGCACCGCCCGACGGTGCTCGACGCCGGCACGACCGTCCTCGTCAACGGCGCCGCGGGCGGAGTGGGGCACTTCGCCGTGCAGTTGGCGAAGTGGCGGGGCGCCCGTGTCGTCGCGGTGGCCTCGGGCGCGCACGAGGCGTTCCTGACCGAACTGGGCGCCGACCGGTTCATCGACTACACGAAGAGCCGACCCGAGGAACGCGTACACGACATCGACCTCGTCCTCGACACGGTCGGCGGCCCCGGCAGCAGGCGGTTCCTGCGCACGCTCAAGCGCGGCGGCGCCCAGTTCCCCGTGTTCCCCGGAGACTTCGACGCGGAGGAGCTCGCGAAGCTGGAGGTCACGGTCTCCAGCACCCAGGTCCGCTCGAACGGTGCCCAACTCGCCGTACTGGGGCGCCTCCTCGACGCGGGAACGGTGCGCGTCGCGATCGACGACGCCTTCCCCCTCGCCGACGCCCGGGCCGCCCACGAACGCGCCGCCCGCGGGCACCTCCGGGGCAAGATCGTGCTGACGGTCGTCTAG
- a CDS encoding TetR/AcrR family transcriptional regulator yields MRADARKNRDHLLAVAGAAIGEQGVDVSLRDIARRADVGLATLLRHFPTREALLEALLRTSFDELTALARELEASGSHEDALVSWVRACVAWTTEYRGVTVLMAAAIEDTESALHASCVTLRAAGARLLTRAQAAGAARGDIDGADVFALVAMLAWLGDQSSLAPRADHLFDVVASAILTRPGSRPAEAERPERRR; encoded by the coding sequence ATGCGGGCCGACGCGAGGAAGAACCGCGACCACCTGCTCGCGGTGGCGGGCGCCGCCATCGGCGAACAGGGCGTCGACGTGTCCCTGCGCGACATCGCGCGCAGGGCGGACGTCGGGCTCGCGACGCTGCTGCGGCACTTCCCGACCCGCGAGGCGCTGCTCGAAGCCCTGCTCCGCACGAGCTTCGACGAACTGACGGCGCTGGCGCGCGAGCTGGAGGCATCGGGTTCGCACGAGGACGCCCTCGTGTCCTGGGTCCGCGCCTGCGTCGCGTGGACGACCGAGTACCGGGGCGTGACCGTGCTCATGGCCGCCGCCATCGAGGACACCGAATCCGCCCTGCACGCCTCGTGCGTCACGCTCCGCGCAGCCGGTGCGCGACTGCTCACCCGCGCCCAGGCCGCGGGCGCGGCACGGGGCGACATCGACGGCGCCGACGTGTTCGCGCTGGTGGCGATGCTCGCGTGGCTCGGCGACCAATCCTCGCTGGCGCCACGCGCCGACCACCTCTTCGACGTCGTCGCGAGCGCGATCCTGACCCGCCCGGGGAGCCGCCCCGCCGAAGCGGAACGTCCCGAGCGGCGGCGCTGA
- a CDS encoding secondary thiamine-phosphate synthase enzyme YjbQ, with the protein MTDTFVSRTVDVTTGNREAVLDLTEVCGAFLHEVARGRSGLLNVFTPHATAGLAVIETGAGSDEDLLEALRSLLPADGRWQHRHGSPGHGRDHVLPAIVPPHATLPVIDGALQLGTWQSVTLVDTNRDNPDRQVRLTFLGC; encoded by the coding sequence ATGACCGACACTTTCGTTTCACGGACCGTCGACGTGACCACCGGGAACAGGGAGGCCGTCCTGGACCTGACCGAGGTCTGCGGGGCCTTCCTCCATGAGGTGGCCCGGGGGCGGAGCGGGCTCCTCAACGTGTTCACCCCCCATGCGACCGCAGGGCTCGCCGTCATCGAGACGGGTGCGGGCAGCGACGAGGACCTCCTGGAAGCCCTGCGGTCCCTCCTGCCGGCCGACGGCCGCTGGCAGCACAGGCACGGCTCACCCGGGCACGGCCGGGACCACGTCCTGCCGGCGATCGTCCCGCCCCACGCGACCCTGCCGGTGATCGACGGCGCCCTCCAACTGGGCACCTGGCAGTCCGTCACCCTGGTGGACACCAACCGGGACAACCCCGACCGCCAGGTGCGGCTGACCTTCCTGGGGTGCTGA
- a CDS encoding non-ribosomal peptide synthetase, whose amino-acid sequence MTSPTSTIRYPLTDEQRRLWFLQQLNPLDSGFNMYLNRRWSGPVDPRALSRALTRLTVRHQVLRTRFELDGEQPVQVVEPVRDVELTLVPIPDAAEESFTAACAPFANAPFDLGERPPLRAVLVSAGAHEHALGVVVHHIVSDGWSFTVLWRELLALYREEIGEAAAGLPELKTQFGDFALAERTRLDGGAAEEAVRYWSGRLAGVGALRMPLDHPRPAGPAHPAGFADLALGPGLVAGVDALAREQRCTPFMVLLAAYQCVLARWSGSYDFAVGTPLAGRNETAHEDLLGYFSRTGVIRADLTGEPDFRTVLRRVRSATMAALSHQDVPVERVAAELALPVLPGVGPLYQAVFVHQSQYELAGADGGTALPAGVRTASMDSGFDRAKTDLLLDSWRTPDGGMTLSFCFDRELFERATVEALARRVRDLLARAVVDVEVPLHGDWLLAGDERAALLALGTGPAVAEVARPILRAFADQVAARPGAPALECAGEVLGYAELDDRSDELAGRLGPVAGRAVGVRIEPSFELVIALLAIWKAGAGYLPLDPAHPAERQRLMLGEADAALLLTGGERPDLGVPVLAVGDPDTGPGQAGTAGTGSGDTGSARNAALPGTDPGGLAYVLYTSGSTGTPKGVAVEHAALAERVRWMAGPEGYRLGPGDRIVQFASIGFDTHAEEIWPALSAGACVVLLPGGGRMLPDLLRSEAGRSVTVLDLPTAYWQELVSLADRAPWPPALRLVVLGGSEARAATLAQWRERHGDTVRLVNTYGPTEATVIVTAGELCGGPGDGVGRGPSAERRPPLGRPLPGVRLYLLDERGSLLPAGSEGELWIGGAGLARGYLARPELTAELFLPDPFADAPDGRMYRTGDRARWRTDGQLEFLGRADDQVKIRGYRIEPAEIETALTAHPAVGRAAVLVRDGRRLIAYAVLRPAGGQRDAAAPTADGLREHLALRLPAFMVPDAVVLLDTLPLTANGKIDTAALPDPDPAGAAAGYLAPRTDAEALIVDLWQEVLGVPKVGVLDDFLALGGDSLLVTRVAARIRAGVGLDVPIRDVFESPTPAALAARIEALLIAEIDALSEEEAAGRLA is encoded by the coding sequence ATGACCTCTCCGACCTCGACCATCCGGTATCCCCTGACCGACGAGCAGCGGCGCCTCTGGTTCCTCCAGCAACTGAACCCGCTGGACTCGGGGTTCAACATGTACCTGAACCGGCGCTGGAGCGGCCCCGTCGACCCGCGGGCGCTGAGCCGGGCGCTCACCCGGCTCACCGTGCGGCACCAGGTGCTGCGCACCCGGTTCGAACTGGACGGCGAGCAGCCCGTCCAGGTCGTGGAGCCCGTGCGGGACGTCGAACTGACCCTGGTTCCGATACCGGACGCCGCGGAGGAGTCCTTCACCGCGGCCTGCGCCCCCTTCGCCAACGCCCCCTTCGACCTGGGCGAGCGTCCGCCGCTGCGGGCCGTCCTGGTCAGTGCCGGCGCGCACGAGCACGCCCTGGGCGTGGTGGTGCACCACATCGTCTCCGACGGCTGGTCGTTCACCGTGCTGTGGCGCGAACTGCTCGCGCTGTACCGCGAGGAGATCGGCGAGGCGGCGGCCGGACTTCCGGAGCTCAAAACGCAGTTCGGCGACTTCGCGCTGGCCGAACGGACCAGGCTGGACGGCGGTGCGGCCGAGGAGGCGGTCCGGTACTGGAGCGGACGACTGGCCGGCGTCGGCGCCCTGCGGATGCCGCTGGACCACCCCCGGCCCGCCGGGCCCGCCCACCCGGCCGGCTTCGCCGACCTGGCCCTCGGCCCGGGCCTCGTCGCGGGCGTCGACGCCCTGGCCCGCGAGCAGCGCTGCACCCCGTTCATGGTGCTGCTCGCCGCCTACCAGTGCGTGCTGGCCCGCTGGAGCGGCAGCTACGACTTCGCCGTCGGCACCCCGCTGGCCGGCCGCAACGAGACCGCCCACGAGGACCTGCTCGGCTACTTCTCCCGCACCGGGGTGATCCGCGCCGACCTCACCGGCGAGCCCGACTTCCGCACCGTGCTGCGCCGGGTGCGCTCCGCCACGATGGCCGCGCTGAGCCATCAGGACGTCCCGGTGGAGCGGGTGGCCGCCGAACTGGCGCTGCCCGTGCTGCCCGGTGTCGGCCCCCTCTACCAGGCGGTGTTCGTTCACCAGAGCCAGTACGAGCTGGCCGGCGCCGACGGGGGGACCGCGCTGCCCGCGGGCGTCCGGACGGCGAGCATGGACTCCGGTTTCGACCGGGCCAAGACCGATCTGCTGCTGGACAGCTGGCGCACCCCGGACGGCGGGATGACGCTCTCGTTCTGCTTCGACCGGGAGCTCTTCGAGCGCGCCACGGTCGAGGCCCTGGCGCGTCGGGTCCGCGACCTGCTCGCCCGCGCCGTCGTGGACGTGGAGGTCCCGCTGCACGGCGACTGGCTGCTGGCCGGCGACGAGCGCGCCGCCCTGCTCGCCCTCGGCACCGGACCGGCCGTCGCCGAGGTCGCCCGCCCGATCCTGCGCGCCTTCGCCGACCAGGTCGCCGCCCGTCCCGGCGCACCCGCCCTGGAGTGTGCGGGCGAGGTCCTCGGCTACGCCGAACTCGACGATAGATCAGACGAGTTGGCCGGTCGGCTGGGCCCGGTGGCCGGCCGTGCGGTGGGCGTCCGGATCGAGCCGTCCTTCGAACTGGTCATCGCGCTGCTGGCGATCTGGAAGGCCGGGGCCGGCTACCTGCCGCTCGACCCCGCGCACCCGGCCGAGCGCCAGCGGCTGATGCTCGGTGAGGCGGACGCCGCCCTGCTGCTCACCGGAGGCGAGCGGCCGGACCTCGGAGTCCCGGTACTGGCCGTCGGCGATCCGGACACCGGGCCCGGACAGGCCGGCACCGCCGGCACCGGGTCCGGGGACACCGGGTCCGCACGGAACGCCGCGCTGCCCGGGACCGACCCGGGCGGCCTCGCCTACGTCCTCTACACCTCGGGCTCCACCGGAACCCCCAAGGGCGTCGCCGTCGAGCACGCCGCTCTCGCCGAGCGCGTCCGGTGGATGGCCGGCCCCGAGGGCTACCGGCTCGGGCCGGGCGACCGGATCGTCCAGTTCGCCTCCATCGGCTTCGACACCCACGCCGAGGAGATCTGGCCCGCCCTCTCCGCCGGCGCCTGTGTCGTCCTGCTGCCCGGCGGCGGCCGGATGCTGCCCGACCTGCTGCGCAGCGAGGCCGGACGGTCCGTCACCGTGCTCGACCTGCCCACCGCGTACTGGCAGGAACTGGTCTCGCTCGCGGACCGGGCCCCGTGGCCGCCGGCGCTGCGCCTGGTGGTCCTCGGCGGTTCCGAAGCGCGCGCCGCCACCCTCGCCCAGTGGCGGGAGCGGCACGGCGACACCGTCCGCCTGGTCAACACCTACGGCCCGACGGAGGCCACCGTCATCGTCACCGCGGGCGAGCTCTGCGGCGGCCCCGGCGACGGCGTCGGCCGTGGGCCGTCCGCCGAGCGGCGGCCGCCGCTCGGCCGGCCGCTGCCGGGCGTACGGCTCTACCTCCTGGACGAGCGCGGCAGCCTGCTGCCCGCCGGCTCGGAGGGCGAGCTGTGGATCGGCGGCGCCGGTCTCGCGCGGGGCTACCTGGCCCGGCCCGAGCTGACGGCGGAGCTCTTCCTCCCGGACCCGTTCGCCGACGCCCCGGACGGCCGGATGTACCGCACCGGTGACCGCGCCCGGTGGCGCACCGACGGGCAGTTGGAGTTCCTCGGCCGCGCCGACGACCAGGTGAAGATCCGCGGATACCGCATCGAGCCCGCCGAGATCGAGACCGCCCTGACCGCCCACCCGGCGGTCGGCCGGGCGGCGGTACTGGTCCGCGACGGCCGCCGACTGATCGCGTACGCCGTCCTTCGACCGGCCGGCGGTCAACGGGACGCGGCCGCGCCGACGGCGGACGGACTGCGCGAGCACCTGGCGCTGCGGCTGCCGGCCTTCATGGTGCCGGACGCCGTGGTGCTGCTCGACACGCTCCCGCTCACCGCCAACGGCAAGATCGACACCGCGGCCCTGCCCGACCCCGACCCGGCGGGCGCCGCCGCCGGGTACCTGGCGCCCCGCACCGATGCCGAGGCCCTGATCGTCGACCTCTGGCAGGAGGTGCTCGGCGTACCGAAGGTCGGCGTACTGGACGACTTCCTCGCCCTCGGCGGGGACTCGCTGCTGGTCACCAGGGTCGCCGCCCGCATCCGGGCCGGGGTCGGCCTCGACGTCCCGATCCGCGACGTCTTCGAGAGCCCCACCCCGGCAGCCCTGGCGGCCCGGATCGAGGCCCTGCTGATCGCGGAGATCGACGCCCTCAGCGAGGAGGAGGCCGCCGGCCGGCTGGCCTGA
- a CDS encoding universal stress protein, which yields MTVLVGYVPSPEGEAALRAGVHEARTRGETLLVVNTSRGDAYVDRGFAERTDLDLVRRDLTELGIGFDIRQVVGGGDAAEEIVELAASAGVSLVVIGLRHRSTVGKLLLGSAALRILLDAPCPVLTVKADS from the coding sequence ATGACCGTACTGGTGGGATACGTCCCCTCGCCGGAAGGGGAGGCGGCCCTGCGGGCGGGGGTCCACGAGGCCCGCACCCGGGGCGAGACGCTGCTGGTGGTGAACACCTCGCGGGGCGACGCCTACGTCGACCGGGGTTTCGCGGAACGCACGGACCTGGACCTCGTCCGACGCGACCTGACGGAGCTGGGCATCGGCTTCGACATCCGCCAGGTGGTCGGCGGGGGCGACGCGGCCGAGGAGATCGTCGAGCTGGCGGCGTCGGCCGGGGTGTCCCTCGTGGTGATCGGCCTCAGGCACCGCAGCACGGTGGGCAAGCTCCTCCTGGGCTCCGCGGCCCTGCGGATCCTGCTGGACGCGCCGTGTCCGGTCCTCACGGTGAAGGCCGACTCCTGA
- a CDS encoding nuclear transport factor 2 family protein, protein MQEETARSAIDTFISAFNASDDSHVTALLSQALTSDVVFWGPLGRSEGIEAVERFVLDIRRHPAGTGTMVRCSAVDMPDEWARYQWVFTTPDGGPRLAGTDVVHLRRSLIDQVVVFAGEIGPSAS, encoded by the coding sequence ATGCAGGAAGAGACCGCGCGATCCGCGATCGACACGTTCATCTCCGCGTTCAACGCCTCGGACGACAGCCATGTGACTGCGCTGCTCTCCCAGGCCCTCACCTCGGACGTGGTCTTCTGGGGACCGTTGGGCCGCAGCGAGGGGATCGAGGCGGTCGAGCGGTTCGTACTGGACATCCGGCGCCACCCCGCGGGAACCGGCACGATGGTGCGCTGTTCGGCGGTGGACATGCCGGACGAGTGGGCCCGGTACCAGTGGGTCTTCACGACGCCGGATGGAGGCCCCCGCCTGGCGGGAACGGACGTCGTCCATCTGCGGCGGAGCCTCATCGACCAGGTCGTCGTCTTCGCGGGGGAGATCGGGCCGTCCGCCTCCTGA
- a CDS encoding class I adenylate-forming enzyme family protein has protein sequence MPPTATTVPELLDARAAEHPDHMALQVVGGGELSYRRWREEALRAAVGLAAAGVGPGDRVVLRFSNARWERYAVGFLAVQYAGGVPVPVREDLSEADAAALAALAEARTVLSEGDLPSVPGRVELHLDALLAAHPAPPAGPPHRVGPADPAQVIGTSGTTGAPKGVLAAHGNLTAGLAAHPRRRAYAHSRYALHAFPIGTNAGQVMLLGALTAAPTTLSLPRFDADRFGLAVQEYGIGTAFLVPSMAIELVNAGTAGRYDLSSLRLVNSSAAALPVPVAAALAAALPGVTLVNTYTSAEASPAQVSTVVDPRRPGSLGRPADPGDVRILDAEGLPLPAGQVGEVWLRQPGPSRGYLGAAGPGARVFRDGWVRMGDVGRLDPDGYLYLVDRESDVIKSGALKVSTLRIEEVLHEHPAVADAAALGLPHPVMGAVPVAVVVAGPGGLDLDELRLFLSARLSRPELPVRILLAGDLPRNPSGKVVKHRLRPLFDAPAESTGPAVAPATPTELRLAGLWRRLLGRPVTDVAAEFFALGGDSFRAVQLASAISGEFGVRAGTAMVFERPSLRSQAAWVNHPDRQLGAAHGATAGTGTVTPYLAALRAQPHAVALTSQQENFFRWMSEAPGRDAGAVTALFRVADRLEPETLGRALTEVVRRHPALRTRFEAVGDGVVRAVLDEEPRVRITLTRAPGATDAEVDALLLAERDRLTDLARDPMARLLVVSRSETDHVVLVATHHMVSDGWSVGVLLADLGVFYSALRRGRSAPPARSGPGYRELVDWANAHWPASRAHFAAALAGAPEAVEQFAGRRAVDEVLTTAHEFEVSAALAEALRARAAELGATPFLAVTAAWTGLLAGRSGRPDLVVMTPVPGRPRPDAERTVGCFVQSVLLRVDASGGPGFAELVDRLRTVYSEALDHQLYPFAEFSPSVPFAAWLRYEAWAAPAQLPGLSCEPWELPRGSTVPWPLPGGDRSVPELTVVEQPDGGLRCWLQYNALAFDLPVITELAGEFTAALTAACG, from the coding sequence GTGCCGCCCACCGCGACGACCGTCCCTGAACTCCTCGACGCGCGGGCCGCCGAACACCCGGACCACATGGCCCTCCAGGTCGTCGGCGGCGGTGAACTCAGCTACCGGCGTTGGCGCGAGGAGGCGCTGCGCGCCGCCGTCGGGCTGGCCGCCGCCGGGGTCGGACCGGGCGACCGGGTGGTGCTGCGGTTCTCCAACGCGCGCTGGGAGCGGTACGCCGTCGGCTTCCTCGCCGTCCAGTACGCGGGCGGGGTGCCCGTACCGGTCCGCGAGGACCTGTCCGAGGCCGATGCCGCCGCCCTGGCCGCACTGGCCGAGGCCCGCACGGTCCTGTCGGAGGGCGACCTGCCCAGCGTCCCGGGACGGGTGGAGCTGCACCTGGACGCCCTGCTGGCGGCGCACCCCGCGCCGCCGGCCGGGCCGCCGCACCGGGTCGGCCCGGCCGACCCGGCCCAGGTGATCGGCACCTCCGGCACCACCGGCGCGCCCAAGGGCGTGCTCGCCGCGCACGGCAACCTGACCGCCGGTCTGGCCGCCCACCCCCGCCGGCGCGCCTACGCGCACTCCCGGTACGCCCTGCACGCCTTCCCGATCGGCACCAACGCGGGCCAGGTGATGCTGCTGGGCGCCCTGACCGCCGCGCCCACCACGCTCAGCCTGCCGCGCTTCGACGCGGACCGGTTCGGCCTCGCGGTCCAGGAGTACGGGATCGGCACCGCCTTCCTGGTGCCCTCGATGGCGATCGAACTGGTCAACGCGGGCACCGCCGGACGGTACGACCTGAGCAGTCTGCGCCTGGTCAACTCCTCCGCCGCCGCACTGCCCGTGCCGGTGGCGGCCGCGCTGGCCGCGGCGCTGCCCGGCGTGACGCTCGTCAACACCTACACCTCCGCCGAGGCCTCGCCCGCGCAGGTGTCCACCGTGGTCGACCCCCGCCGCCCCGGCTCGCTGGGCCGCCCGGCCGACCCCGGTGACGTGCGGATCCTCGACGCGGAGGGGCTGCCGCTGCCCGCCGGGCAGGTCGGCGAGGTCTGGCTGCGCCAGCCCGGACCTTCCCGCGGCTACCTGGGGGCCGCCGGGCCGGGCGCGCGGGTGTTCCGGGACGGCTGGGTGCGGATGGGAGACGTCGGACGGCTCGACCCCGACGGCTACCTGTACCTGGTCGACCGGGAGAGCGACGTCATCAAGAGCGGTGCGCTGAAGGTCTCCACGCTGCGCATCGAGGAGGTGCTGCACGAGCACCCGGCGGTCGCCGACGCCGCCGCGCTCGGCCTGCCGCATCCGGTGATGGGCGCCGTCCCGGTGGCGGTCGTGGTGGCCGGTCCCGGCGGTCTGGACCTGGACGAGCTCCGGCTGTTCCTGAGCGCCCGGTTGAGCCGGCCCGAACTGCCGGTCCGGATCCTGCTCGCCGGTGACCTGCCCCGCAACCCGAGCGGCAAGGTGGTCAAGCACCGGCTGCGCCCGCTGTTCGACGCGCCCGCGGAGTCCACCGGCCCCGCGGTCGCACCGGCCACCCCGACGGAGCTGCGTCTGGCCGGACTCTGGCGGCGCCTGCTCGGCCGACCGGTCACCGACGTGGCCGCCGAGTTCTTCGCGCTGGGCGGCGACTCGTTCCGGGCCGTCCAGCTCGCCAGCGCCATCAGCGGCGAGTTCGGCGTCCGGGCGGGCACCGCCATGGTCTTCGAACGCCCCTCGCTGCGGTCCCAGGCGGCCTGGGTGAACCACCCCGACCGGCAGCTGGGCGCCGCTCACGGAGCGACGGCCGGGACCGGGACGGTGACGCCCTACCTCGCCGCGCTCCGTGCGCAGCCGCACGCCGTGGCCCTCACCTCGCAGCAGGAGAACTTCTTCCGCTGGATGTCCGAGGCCCCCGGGCGGGACGCCGGTGCGGTGACGGCGCTGTTCCGGGTGGCCGACCGGCTGGAACCGGAGACCCTGGGCCGGGCCCTCACCGAGGTGGTCCGGCGCCATCCGGCGCTGCGGACCCGGTTCGAGGCGGTGGGCGACGGCGTCGTACGGGCGGTGCTGGACGAGGAGCCCCGGGTGCGGATCACGCTGACCCGGGCCCCGGGGGCCACGGACGCGGAGGTGGACGCCCTGCTGCTGGCCGAGCGCGACCGCCTCACCGACCTGGCCCGTGACCCGATGGCCCGCCTCCTGGTGGTCAGCCGGTCGGAGACCGACCACGTGGTCCTGGTCGCGACGCACCACATGGTCTCCGACGGCTGGTCGGTCGGCGTGCTGCTGGCCGACCTCGGGGTGTTCTACTCCGCGCTGCGGCGCGGCCGCTCCGCCCCGCCGGCCCGCTCGGGCCCGGGCTACCGGGAGCTGGTGGACTGGGCGAACGCGCACTGGCCGGCCTCCCGGGCCCACTTCGCGGCCGCGCTGGCCGGGGCTCCGGAGGCCGTCGAGCAGTTCGCCGGCCGCCGCGCGGTGGACGAAGTGCTCACCACGGCGCACGAGTTCGAGGTGTCGGCGGCGCTGGCCGAAGCCCTGCGGGCCCGGGCAGCCGAGCTGGGCGCCACGCCCTTCCTGGCCGTCACCGCGGCCTGGACCGGACTGCTGGCGGGTCGCAGCGGCCGTCCCGACCTGGTGGTGATGACCCCGGTGCCCGGCAGGCCGCGCCCGGACGCCGAGCGGACGGTGGGCTGCTTCGTCCAGTCGGTGCTGCTGCGGGTGGACGCGAGCGGGGGCCCCGGCTTCGCCGAGCTCGTGGACCGGCTGCGCACGGTCTACAGCGAGGCGCTGGACCACCAGCTCTACCCGTTCGCCGAGTTCAGTCCGTCCGTACCGTTCGCGGCCTGGCTCCGCTACGAGGCCTGGGCAGCGCCCGCGCAACTGCCCGGCCTGAGCTGCGAGCCCTGGGAGCTGCCGCGCGGGAGCACCGTGCCCTGGCCGCTGCCGGGCGGGGACCGGAGCGTCCCCGAGCTGACCGTGGTCGAACAGCCGGACGGCGGCCTGCGGTGCTGGCTGCAGTACAACGCACTGGCCTTCGACCTCCCCGTGATCACCGAACTGGCCGGGGAGTTCACCGCCGCCCTGACCGCCGCCTGCGGTTGA
- a CDS encoding SDR family oxidoreductase — translation MRIVIAGGHGRIALRLERLLAARGDRAVGIIRTEEQADDLRAAGAEPVVLDLESAPVRSVAAVLRGADAVVFAAGAGPGSGHARKDAVDRGAAVLFANAAERAGVRRYLAVSAMGADAEHPGDEVFDAYLRAKGAADDDLRFRSGLDWTILRPGALTDEPGSGRVSLGPVTGRGPVPRDDVAAALVRLIDTPATAGLVLELIGGTVPLASAVDALAPGAG, via the coding sequence ATGCGCATTGTCATCGCAGGTGGACACGGACGGATCGCCCTGAGGCTGGAGCGGCTCCTCGCGGCGCGCGGGGACCGGGCGGTGGGCATCATCCGCACGGAGGAACAGGCGGACGATCTGCGGGCCGCCGGCGCCGAGCCGGTCGTGCTGGACCTGGAATCGGCGCCGGTCCGATCCGTCGCCGCCGTACTGAGGGGCGCCGACGCGGTGGTCTTCGCGGCCGGCGCCGGCCCCGGGAGCGGCCACGCGCGCAAGGACGCGGTGGACCGCGGCGCGGCCGTGCTCTTCGCGAACGCGGCCGAACGCGCCGGGGTGCGCCGCTACCTCGCCGTCTCGGCGATGGGGGCGGACGCGGAACACCCGGGCGACGAGGTCTTCGACGCGTACCTGCGCGCGAAGGGCGCGGCCGACGACGACCTCCGCTTCCGGTCCGGGCTCGACTGGACGATCCTGCGGCCCGGCGCCCTCACCGACGAGCCGGGAAGCGGCCGGGTGAGCCTCGGGCCGGTCACCGGCCGCGGCCCGGTACCGCGCGACGACGTGGCGGCCGCCTTGGTCCGGCTGATCGACACCCCGGCGACCGCGGGGCTGGTCCTCGAACTGATCGGCGGAACGGTGCCGTTGGCCTCCGCGGTGGACGCCCTCGCGCCCGGCGCCGGCTGA